Part of the Geobacter pickeringii genome, AGCATTCGGCGGATCCGTTCTCTTTCTCGACCGCTCCGATATTAATACCGACGAGATTATCCCGGCCAAGTACCTGACCGAAATCACGAAGGAAGATCTCCAACCGTATATTCTCGAAGACCTCAAACTCCCCGGTTTCGATCCCAAAGGGGAGAAGACGAAGGCTGCACGGGTCGTAGTCTCCCGGGCGAATTTCGGGTGCGGCTCTTCCCGCGAGCATGCGCCGTGGGTTTTTGAGGTGAACGGCATCACCGCAGTCATTGCGGAGTCCT contains:
- a CDS encoding 3-isopropylmalate dehydratase small subunit, whose amino-acid sequence is MKAFGGSVLFLDRSDINTDEIIPAKYLTEITKEDLQPYILEDLKLPGFDPKGEKTKAARVVVSRANFGCGSSREHAPWVFEVNGITAVIAESFARIFRQNMFNCGMAAIELPKEKIDALFAYAGTAETAISLDVETQTLTVRGAGKEETISFDISPFDKALVLAGGWVDYADQKY